In Nitrospirota bacterium, a single window of DNA contains:
- a CDS encoding TlyA family RNA methyltransferase — translation MKERLDRILVSRGLVQSREVAKALVIAGNVFVDGIKVTKAGTFTSQDADIVLKDARLPYVSRGGLKLEAAIDYFRIDVKNKVVMDVGASTGGFTDCLLQKGAGKVYAIDVGYGQLAWSLRKDPRVIVMERTNVRYLDAMDEGEASRFSGQEFADLRDHLVDIAAIDVSFISLRKVIPVVKKFLRKEGVIIALVKPQFEVGKGEVGKGGIVREEEKRLQAVKDIQRDSESHGFRTAGVFQSPVPGQKGNREYFIFMKGENNG, via the coding sequence TTGAAGGAAAGACTTGACAGGATTCTTGTATCACGGGGGCTTGTACAGAGCAGAGAAGTAGCGAAGGCCCTTGTGATTGCAGGAAATGTCTTCGTTGACGGCATAAAAGTGACAAAAGCCGGAACCTTTACCAGTCAGGACGCTGATATCGTACTGAAGGATGCGCGATTGCCCTATGTCAGCAGGGGAGGGCTCAAACTTGAAGCAGCGATAGATTACTTCAGGATCGATGTGAAGAATAAGGTGGTCATGGATGTCGGGGCGTCGACAGGAGGATTTACCGACTGTCTGCTGCAAAAAGGCGCCGGAAAGGTATATGCAATCGATGTAGGTTACGGGCAGCTCGCATGGTCTCTGAGAAAAGACCCGAGAGTTATTGTGATGGAAAGAACCAATGTCAGATATCTGGATGCAATGGATGAAGGTGAGGCATCCAGGTTCAGCGGGCAGGAGTTTGCAGACCTCCGGGATCATCTCGTAGATATTGCCGCCATTGACGTATCATTCATTTCCCTCAGAAAGGTCATCCCCGTGGTAAAGAAGTTCCTGAGGAAAGAAGGCGTGATCATTGCGCTTGTCAAGCCGCAGTTTGAGGTTGGCAAGGGAGAGGTGGGAAAAGGAGGGATTGTGAGGGAAGAAGAAAAAAGACTGCAGGCGGTCAAGGATATACAGAGGGATTCTGAATCCCATGGATTCAGGACTGCAGGGGTTTTTCAGTCTCCTGTCCCGGGACAGAAGGGAAACAGAGAATACTTTATTTTCATGAAGGGGGAAAACAATGGCTGA
- a CDS encoding SAM-dependent methyltransferase has translation MNPLEKHICQRIRKEGPITFRAYMEMALYEPGLGYYTSAHTEIGKAGDFYTSQHLHPAFGAMIARQLMEMWEIMNRPEMFHIIEPGAGAGLMCLDILTYLCEKKDMFRSISYIIAEINPSVMQKQKTLLSHYSGKVTWVSSLEELSGIQGCIVSNELLDAFPVHLVEMHDGLKEIYITVTDEKSSPSSVTGNEAGRENETPCLQEIKGSPSTAALYDYLREFSVQLPEGYRTEINLGIRDWLRQVNETLSGGFILTIDYGYPAWEYYSEERNRGTLLCYHRHQVNEHPCRNTGQQDMTAHVNFSSVKKWGEDLGLKTLGFCQQGTYLISLGIDEIINELYSDSSDYLFEVAKIKKLIFPGTLGETHKVLIQYKGDGIPQLRGFMMKNQADKL, from the coding sequence ATGAACCCTCTCGAAAAACACATATGCCAGAGGATCCGAAAGGAAGGCCCGATCACCTTCAGGGCCTATATGGAAATGGCGCTCTATGAACCCGGTCTCGGGTATTACACCTCTGCACACACCGAGATCGGGAAGGCAGGTGATTTCTATACAAGCCAGCACCTCCACCCGGCATTCGGGGCAATGATCGCGAGACAGCTGATGGAAATGTGGGAAATCATGAACAGGCCTGAGATGTTTCATATCATAGAACCTGGCGCAGGAGCAGGCCTTATGTGCCTCGATATCCTGACTTACCTCTGTGAAAAAAAGGATATGTTCCGGAGCATTTCCTATATCATTGCGGAGATAAACCCTTCTGTCATGCAGAAACAGAAAACATTGCTCAGCCATTATTCCGGCAAGGTTACCTGGGTATCCTCGCTGGAAGAACTCTCCGGAATACAAGGCTGCATTGTCTCGAATGAACTTCTGGATGCCTTTCCCGTGCATCTTGTGGAGATGCACGACGGACTGAAAGAGATTTATATCACTGTTACCGATGAAAAAAGTTCCCCCTCATCTGTCACAGGCAATGAGGCCGGAAGGGAGAACGAAACTCCATGTTTGCAGGAAATAAAGGGATCTCCGAGCACTGCTGCACTGTACGATTACCTGAGGGAATTTTCCGTTCAGCTTCCCGAAGGATACCGAACCGAAATCAATCTGGGGATCAGGGACTGGCTGAGACAGGTCAATGAAACTCTCTCCGGGGGATTCATCCTGACAATAGACTACGGCTATCCTGCATGGGAGTATTACAGCGAGGAACGCAACAGGGGCACGCTGTTATGCTACCACCGTCATCAGGTAAATGAACACCCCTGCCGGAATACAGGCCAGCAGGATATGACTGCCCATGTGAACTTCTCCTCGGTAAAAAAATGGGGTGAGGATCTGGGGCTGAAAACACTCGGGTTCTGCCAGCAGGGTACATATCTTATATCGCTCGGCATCGATGAGATCATCAATGAACTCTATTCAGATTCCTCAGATTACCTTTTTGAGGTCGCGAAGATCAAAAAGCTGATTTTTCCGGGCACCCTCGGAGAAACGCACAAGGTGCTGATCCAGTATAAGGGGGACGGCATTCCGCAACTCAGGGGTTTTATGATGAAAAATCAGGCAGACAAACTATAG
- a CDS encoding sugar phosphate isomerase/epimerase family protein, which produces MLQPHVHVPYQKIGSYFRFIREHRINPEIYFSSRALETFHYAEFSKLMDQLDHTPSITIHAPFMDLSPGAVDAGIREVTLERFSHVIDIAVHVRPKAVVFHSGYEKWKYALKTDLWLEKSLKTWKPLLQRAEAEGLKIAIENIFEDTPDNLRLLMEEIGSGNFGICFDTGHCNLFSAVPLDTWLEQLNPYLIELHLHDNNKTADDHIAIGDGTFDFERLFAALKGRELIYTIEGHSPEDVIKSIQRLGQYYSLSA; this is translated from the coding sequence ATGCTACAGCCCCATGTGCATGTCCCCTACCAGAAAATTGGTTCCTATTTCCGTTTCATCAGGGAACACAGAATAAACCCTGAGATTTATTTCTCGTCGCGCGCCCTCGAAACCTTTCATTACGCGGAGTTTTCGAAGCTGATGGACCAGCTTGACCACACCCCCTCGATTACCATTCATGCGCCCTTCATGGATCTTTCGCCAGGCGCTGTGGATGCAGGGATAAGAGAGGTTACGCTTGAAAGGTTTTCACATGTGATCGATATCGCCGTTCATGTCAGGCCCAAAGCCGTGGTATTTCATTCAGGGTATGAAAAATGGAAATATGCGCTGAAGACGGACCTGTGGCTTGAAAAAAGCCTGAAAACCTGGAAACCCCTTCTGCAGAGGGCAGAGGCTGAGGGACTGAAGATTGCCATCGAGAATATTTTTGAAGACACACCGGACAACCTCAGGCTGCTGATGGAAGAGATTGGCTCCGGCAATTTCGGGATCTGTTTCGACACAGGCCACTGCAATCTCTTCTCTGCAGTGCCTCTTGATACATGGCTGGAGCAGCTGAATCCTTATCTCATCGAGCTTCATCTTCATGACAACAACAAAACTGCAGATGACCATATTGCCATTGGTGACGGGACGTTTGATTTTGAAAGGTTATTTGCAGCTCTGAAGGGCAGGGAACTGATTTATACGATAGAAGGACATTCTCCGGAAGATGTGATCAAAAGCATACAGCGTTTGGGACAGTACTATAGTTTGTCTGCCTGA
- the trkA gene encoding Trk system potassium transporter TrkA: MRVIIVGAGEVGYQIAKFLSAEFLDVVLIDKDRNKLRRIVEEIDVAVIEGEGGDPSALKEAEASKADIILAVTDSDETNMIACLLAKAMFGIPRKIARIRNPEYFNNEKLLSRQNLDIDPAINPELEIARAIIRLLQVPDATDVEEFEGGLVKVIGFKVTGESPLLGKSLKKLGASMEKKFLIGIIVREDRAIIPSGNDVIRRGDIIYMPMKKDEVEQTVKLLGMATKPAKKVMILGGGRTGYYIASAIETKAEVKIIEKNAERCKYLSQNLKRTLVLHGDGAEQKILMEENIADMDAFLAVSNNDELNIMVSLLAKKFGVRNTIAIVNKTDYMPLAHSLGLQAVLSPRLITASTILRYVRRGDILSLTAIAEAKAEIIEGRIGKKSPLIGKTLDKAQPKASIIGAVIRNQELIIPSGSDMILEGDKLIIFTLRESIREVEKILA, translated from the coding sequence ATGCGGGTAATCATTGTCGGAGCGGGTGAGGTCGGATACCAGATAGCCAAGTTTCTTTCCGCCGAGTTCCTGGACGTTGTCCTCATAGACAAAGACAGGAACAAACTCAGGAGAATCGTTGAAGAGATCGATGTTGCGGTTATCGAGGGAGAAGGGGGCGATCCGTCTGCGCTCAAGGAGGCGGAGGCATCCAAGGCGGACATAATCCTGGCGGTGACCGACAGTGATGAAACCAATATGATCGCCTGCCTGCTGGCAAAGGCGATGTTCGGAATCCCGCGAAAGATTGCGCGGATACGAAATCCGGAATACTTCAACAATGAAAAGCTCCTCAGCAGACAGAATCTGGATATCGACCCTGCAATAAACCCGGAGCTTGAAATTGCGAGGGCAATCATACGACTGCTGCAGGTTCCGGATGCGACCGATGTGGAGGAATTTGAAGGCGGACTTGTAAAGGTAATCGGTTTTAAGGTGACCGGAGAATCTCCGCTGCTCGGGAAGTCCCTGAAAAAGCTCGGGGCGAGCATGGAAAAGAAGTTCCTGATAGGTATTATTGTCAGGGAAGACAGGGCGATAATCCCCTCCGGAAATGATGTGATCAGGAGAGGCGACATAATCTATATGCCGATGAAAAAGGATGAAGTTGAACAGACTGTAAAACTTCTCGGAATGGCGACGAAACCGGCGAAAAAGGTGATGATACTCGGAGGAGGACGCACGGGCTACTACATAGCTTCTGCCATAGAGACGAAGGCGGAAGTGAAAATCATAGAGAAGAATGCGGAACGGTGCAAATATCTCAGCCAGAATCTCAAAAGAACGCTGGTGCTTCATGGCGATGGCGCGGAGCAGAAGATACTTATGGAGGAGAATATCGCTGACATGGATGCGTTCCTGGCCGTCTCCAATAATGACGAGCTGAATATCATGGTGTCGCTTCTTGCAAAGAAATTCGGGGTCAGGAATACGATTGCCATTGTCAATAAGACCGACTACATGCCGCTTGCGCACAGCCTCGGGCTGCAGGCGGTCCTCAGCCCGAGACTGATTACCGCGAGCACCATTTTACGTTATGTCAGGAGAGGAGATATCCTCTCGTTGACCGCAATAGCGGAGGCAAAGGCGGAGATCATTGAGGGCAGGATCGGCAAGAAGTCTCCCCTCATCGGGAAGACGCTCGACAAGGCGCAGCCGAAGGCATCGATAATTGGCGCGGTTATCAGGAATCAGGAGTTGATTATACCATCGGGTTCGGATATGATCCTTGAGGGAGACAAGCTGATAATCTTCACACTCCGTGAGTCGATCAGGGAAGTGGAGAAAATCCTGGCCTGA
- the dxs gene encoding 1-deoxy-D-xylulose-5-phosphate synthase, with protein MYLERIRTPKDVKKLSFAELKILTDELRETIISRVSKNGGHLASNLGVIELTIALHYVFNSPADKIIWDVGHQTYPHKLLTGRLGGFPSIRKYRGISGFPKRDESDHDPFGTGHSSTSISAAMGILEGRDRNREHFKVIAVIGDGAMTGGLAFEGLNNAGHLQKDLIVILNDNEMSISRNVGALPEYLNRIMTGELFQKFKKDTKSILENIPKVGNRAAKIAQKTEEMLKRLILPGIIFQELGFNYVGPIDGHNIELLISTLKRIKTEPYPTLVHVITKKGRGYEFSEKDPSLYHGIGPFKLETGSPISGGCLTYSEAFGNILAELAEKDQRIVAITAAMKEGTGLETFAKKYPDRIYDVGIAESHAVTFAAGLATQGVRPVVAIYSTFLQRAYDQIVHDVCLQNLPVIFSIDRAGIVGEDGPTHNGVFDLSYLRHIPNIAVMEPKDDNELRAMFGLALSHNGPCAIRYPRGKVQSFGPLSAPQCPFKIGEAEVLRDGKDVAVIALGNTVYPAFHAALRLEKEGFTTMVVNARFVKPLDRNLISSIVSAVPRIVTIEENVLQGGFGSAVIEFLNEMGGPYVRVKRIGIPDIFIEQGAPGELRTKYGLDEEGIYLALLAIHKEPTYSY; from the coding sequence ATGTATCTCGAACGGATCAGGACTCCAAAGGATGTGAAGAAACTCTCTTTTGCCGAACTGAAGATCCTGACTGACGAGCTGAGGGAAACCATCATCAGCCGCGTTTCTAAAAACGGAGGCCATCTGGCGTCAAACCTCGGAGTGATAGAACTGACAATAGCCTTGCATTACGTCTTCAATTCTCCCGCAGACAAAATAATATGGGACGTCGGGCATCAGACATATCCCCACAAGCTTCTCACCGGACGGTTGGGAGGATTTCCGAGCATCAGAAAATACAGGGGGATTTCCGGATTTCCCAAGAGAGATGAGAGCGACCACGACCCCTTCGGCACAGGTCACAGTTCGACCTCGATATCCGCTGCAATGGGTATTCTGGAGGGGAGAGACAGAAACAGGGAGCATTTCAAGGTTATCGCTGTCATCGGAGACGGGGCCATGACCGGAGGACTGGCGTTCGAGGGGCTGAATAATGCGGGCCATCTCCAGAAGGACCTTATTGTCATACTGAATGATAATGAAATGTCCATATCACGGAATGTCGGGGCGCTCCCTGAATATCTGAACAGGATCATGACCGGCGAATTGTTTCAGAAATTCAAGAAGGATACGAAGTCAATCCTCGAGAATATCCCCAAGGTGGGAAACAGGGCAGCGAAGATTGCCCAGAAAACGGAGGAGATGCTGAAGCGTCTTATTCTGCCGGGGATAATCTTTCAGGAGCTCGGGTTCAATTACGTCGGTCCCATAGACGGACACAACATCGAGCTTCTGATCAGCACACTGAAGCGGATAAAAACAGAACCGTATCCCACACTCGTGCACGTTATTACGAAAAAGGGCCGCGGATACGAATTCTCCGAAAAAGACCCCTCCCTCTATCACGGTATCGGGCCTTTCAAACTGGAGACAGGGTCTCCCATAAGCGGAGGCTGCCTTACCTACAGTGAAGCCTTCGGTAATATTCTTGCCGAACTGGCGGAAAAGGATCAGAGGATAGTTGCTATTACCGCGGCGATGAAGGAAGGAACAGGGCTTGAAACGTTTGCAAAAAAATATCCTGACAGGATTTATGATGTCGGCATCGCGGAATCCCATGCGGTCACTTTTGCCGCAGGGCTTGCAACACAGGGGGTCAGGCCGGTTGTTGCGATTTATTCGACCTTTCTCCAAAGGGCGTACGATCAGATTGTGCATGACGTCTGTCTTCAGAACCTCCCGGTCATTTTTTCCATTGACAGGGCCGGTATAGTAGGAGAAGACGGTCCGACCCATAACGGGGTGTTCGATCTTTCCTATCTGCGGCATATTCCGAATATCGCCGTGATGGAGCCGAAAGACGACAATGAACTCAGGGCAATGTTCGGGCTCGCGCTCAGTCATAACGGTCCATGTGCAATCAGATATCCACGGGGAAAGGTCCAGTCATTCGGACCGTTGTCAGCTCCTCAGTGTCCTTTCAAGATCGGGGAGGCCGAAGTGCTCAGAGACGGAAAGGACGTTGCAGTGATCGCCCTTGGAAATACGGTATATCCGGCGTTCCACGCTGCGCTGAGGCTTGAAAAGGAAGGCTTCACCACGATGGTTGTCAATGCGCGTTTTGTAAAGCCGTTGGACCGCAATCTTATATCTTCCATAGTATCTGCTGTTCCACGGATAGTCACGATCGAGGAAAACGTGCTTCAGGGGGGATTCGGGAGTGCAGTGATTGAATTCCTGAACGAAATGGGAGGCCCTTATGTCAGGGTCAAGCGTATCGGTATCCCTGACATTTTTATTGAACAGGGAGCGCCGGGTGAACTGAGGACGAAATACGGACTCGACGAAGAGGGAATTTATCTGGCCCTGCTTGCTATCCACAAAGAGCCGACGTACAGCTATTGA
- a CDS encoding TrkH family potassium uptake protein: MNVRVISHFIGIVLILISLFMLLPLAVSLIYRQSDTMPLIQSFVVTLLAGSILYLTAGRYKREEIRHREALIVVTLTWVVTSLFGSLPFLLSGTFDSFTDAYFESIAGFTTTGSSVLVDIESVPRGILFWRSLMQWIGGMGIIVFALAILPILGTGGMQLFKAEVPEISVDKLRPRILDTAKALWLIYLILTMADALLVMAAGMSVYDAVCHAFTTMATGGFSTKNASIGHFQSPSIEYITSLFMFLAGINYSLHFFVFKGKLSRLWANNEFRFYLFITALATLMITVSIWKSSYDSFADSFRYSLFQVVSLMTTTGYATANFELWTPFAQIILVMVMFFGGMIGSTGGGIKQVRILLMIKQGYREMYQLIHPRAVTTVKLDDKFLDKEILGSIWGLVFLFLGVCVIASVGMAATGLDIVTSATTVISAMCNVGPALGDAGPAENFASISVIGKWILVFCMLTGRLEVYTVLILLVPHFWKK; this comes from the coding sequence ATGAATGTAAGAGTAATATCACATTTCATCGGCATTGTGCTCATACTGATATCTCTCTTCATGCTTCTGCCTTTAGCGGTTTCCCTGATCTACCGGCAGTCGGACACCATGCCCCTCATTCAGTCATTCGTGGTGACACTCCTTGCAGGAAGCATACTTTACCTTACTGCGGGCAGATACAAAAGAGAAGAGATACGGCACCGGGAAGCCCTCATTGTCGTTACCCTCACTTGGGTTGTCACCTCATTGTTCGGTTCGCTCCCCTTTCTCCTGTCGGGAACGTTTGATTCCTTTACCGACGCCTATTTCGAATCGATCGCGGGCTTTACCACAACCGGCTCGTCGGTACTCGTTGACATAGAGTCGGTTCCCAGGGGAATTCTGTTCTGGAGGAGCCTCATGCAGTGGATTGGAGGTATGGGAATAATCGTGTTTGCACTTGCCATTCTGCCTATCCTCGGTACCGGCGGAATGCAGCTTTTTAAGGCAGAAGTGCCGGAGATCAGCGTTGATAAGCTGAGGCCGAGGATTCTGGATACCGCAAAAGCCCTCTGGCTCATTTATCTCATCCTTACGATGGCGGACGCTTTGCTTGTCATGGCGGCAGGCATGAGTGTGTACGACGCTGTATGCCACGCATTCACCACGATGGCGACGGGTGGGTTCTCGACAAAAAATGCGAGCATAGGGCATTTCCAGAGCCCGTCCATCGAATATATCACGAGCCTTTTCATGTTTCTGGCGGGCATTAATTACTCCCTTCATTTTTTCGTATTTAAAGGCAAGCTTTCCAGATTATGGGCAAATAATGAATTCAGGTTTTACCTCTTCATCACGGCGCTGGCAACCCTGATGATTACCGTGAGCATCTGGAAGTCCTCGTATGACTCTTTTGCAGATTCGTTCAGATACTCTCTCTTCCAGGTTGTCTCACTCATGACCACAACAGGATATGCAACCGCAAATTTTGAATTATGGACTCCTTTTGCCCAAATAATACTCGTGATGGTGATGTTTTTTGGCGGCATGATCGGGTCGACCGGCGGCGGGATAAAGCAGGTCAGAATCCTCCTTATGATAAAGCAGGGGTACCGCGAGATGTATCAGCTGATCCACCCTCGGGCAGTCACCACGGTGAAGCTTGACGACAAATTCCTTGACAAGGAAATCCTGGGCAGCATTTGGGGCCTGGTATTTCTATTTCTTGGCGTATGCGTCATCGCATCTGTCGGCATGGCTGCGACAGGCCTTGATATTGTGACCTCAGCAACTACCGTCATCTCAGCCATGTGCAATGTCGGTCCTGCACTGGGAGACGCCGGACCGGCAGAGAATTTTGCGTCGATATCTGTCATCGGCAAGTGGATACTCGTATTCTGCATGCTTACGGGGAGGCTCGAGGTGTATACCGTCCTCATACTTCTGGTCCCGCATTTCTGGAAAAAATAG
- the speE gene encoding polyamine aminopropyltransferase, with the protein MNATIKKNSGRKWFTDRDSPYRQILHGVKKHIVSTRTKFQKVDILDTYQLGRVVVLDEKIQSAETDEYIYHESLVHPAMATHRNPEEILILGAGEGATLREVIRHPTVRRVTMIDIDEEFVHICKKYLEKWHRGAFADPRLEMIHADAFAYLKDCRQLFDVILADISDPSDCGPSAEIYTRKFYSRIKKALKPDGIFVTHSTAVPDIPGQGMAVKIFRTLRSIFAETDFYYEYIPSFGSAWSFSAGSMRYSLRSAPFSRLQRTIRERDLEGLAFYDAETHARLFSLPKQVRSLLLSKNR; encoded by the coding sequence ATGAATGCTACAATCAAGAAGAATTCCGGCAGGAAATGGTTTACTGACAGGGACAGTCCTTACCGGCAGATACTCCACGGCGTAAAAAAACATATTGTTTCCACCAGGACAAAGTTCCAGAAGGTGGATATTCTGGATACCTATCAGCTCGGCAGAGTGGTGGTCCTTGATGAAAAGATACAGTCTGCGGAAACCGATGAATACATCTATCATGAATCGCTTGTGCATCCGGCCATGGCGACTCACCGGAACCCTGAGGAAATACTCATTCTCGGGGCTGGTGAGGGAGCTACCCTCCGGGAAGTGATCAGACATCCGACAGTGCGCAGGGTTACCATGATTGATATCGATGAAGAGTTTGTGCATATCTGCAAAAAATATCTGGAAAAATGGCACAGGGGGGCTTTTGCGGATCCGCGGCTTGAGATGATCCATGCCGATGCCTTCGCATATCTGAAAGACTGCAGACAATTATTTGACGTCATTCTTGCGGATATCAGCGACCCTTCCGACTGCGGGCCTTCAGCCGAGATCTATACAAGGAAGTTCTACTCGCGTATTAAAAAAGCCCTGAAGCCTGACGGCATCTTCGTGACGCATTCGACTGCGGTGCCCGATATCCCGGGGCAGGGCATGGCAGTGAAGATATTCAGGACATTGAGGAGTATATTTGCAGAGACGGACTTTTACTATGAATATATCCCGAGTTTCGGCAGCGCATGGTCGTTTTCCGCAGGGTCGATGCGTTACAGCCTCCGCAGCGCGCCGTTCAGCCGGCTGCAGAGAACGATACGGGAAAGGGATCTTGAGGGCCTCGCGTTTTATGATGCGGAAACTCATGCGAGGCTGTTCAGTCTTCCAAAGCAGGTGAGATCCCTCCTGCTTTCCAAAAACCGCTAA
- a CDS encoding FmdB family zinc ribbon protein, translated as MPIYEYECLSCGKQCEVIQKFSDEPLSTCNDCGGRMHKLISHTSFILKGAGWYVTDYASPERKKAQENEKKPDTQTEAKKDVTAKPGVEPAAKT; from the coding sequence ATGCCGATTTACGAGTATGAGTGTCTCAGCTGCGGAAAGCAGTGCGAGGTTATCCAGAAGTTCAGTGATGAACCGCTCAGCACCTGCAACGACTGCGGCGGCAGGATGCATAAACTGATATCGCATACTTCCTTTATCCTTAAGGGGGCAGGATGGTATGTGACGGATTATGCCTCACCCGAAAGGAAGAAAGCACAGGAAAACGAGAAAAAACCTGATACCCAAACTGAAGCAAAAAAGGATGTGACAGCCAAACCCGGTGTTGAGCCTGCAGCAAAGACTTGA
- the speE gene encoding polyamine aminopropyltransferase, with protein sequence MIKFTEKAPYAPVEYLYDVEEILYKGKSRFQEIMVIRNPYYGKMLILDNVVQMTERDEFFYHEMLTHVAMRAVPNPRKVIVIGGGDGGVVREVLKHRTVEKVYFVEIDEEVINISKTYFPTVSSGMDDPRVEIKIMDGADFLAKRKTSDIDAVIIDSTDIVGFARSLFTDEFFNSVKKCLTDEGMFVTHTESIHFHKDMVIEIQEDLKKIFPVVDLYTAPIATYPGNWWAFAIAAKGNSPREIRSGSDVQTKYYSDEIHQQSFMPRGLYDKLMKRELHW encoded by the coding sequence ATGATCAAGTTTACCGAAAAGGCGCCGTATGCGCCGGTGGAATATCTGTACGATGTCGAGGAGATTCTTTACAAGGGCAAGAGCAGATTCCAGGAGATCATGGTGATCAGGAATCCCTATTACGGGAAAATGCTCATCCTTGACAATGTGGTCCAGATGACCGAGAGGGATGAGTTCTTTTACCATGAAATGCTTACCCATGTCGCAATGCGGGCTGTTCCAAACCCCAGAAAGGTTATTGTGATCGGCGGAGGTGACGGGGGCGTGGTAAGGGAAGTATTAAAGCACAGGACGGTGGAAAAGGTGTATTTTGTGGAGATTGACGAAGAGGTTATCAATATCTCGAAAACCTATTTCCCGACAGTTTCCTCGGGGATGGACGACCCCCGTGTTGAGATCAAGATCATGGACGGTGCCGACTTTCTCGCGAAAAGGAAGACCTCTGACATTGATGCCGTGATTATTGATTCCACCGATATCGTCGGTTTTGCGAGAAGTCTGTTTACCGATGAATTCTTCAACTCTGTAAAAAAGTGCCTGACTGATGAAGGAATGTTTGTCACCCACACGGAATCAATCCATTTCCACAAGGATATGGTCATTGAAATACAGGAGGATCTGAAAAAGATCTTTCCTGTGGTAGACCTGTATACAGCTCCCATTGCGACGTATCCCGGCAACTGGTGGGCTTTCGCGATTGCAGCAAAGGGAAACTCTCCAAGGGAGATAAGAAGCGGTTCCGACGTGCAGACGAAATATTACAGCGACGAAATACATCAGCAATCGTTCATGCCGAGAGGGTTGTATGATAAACTTATGAAAAGAGAACTGCACTGGTAA
- a CDS encoding type III PLP-dependent enzyme has translation MLRTFKIEKTHAGIIPESTLFKTLRYLDKEKIETPFLLIDSDKVREKTSLIGRHIRNARVFYAVKANPDIEILRFLDTLGMGFEIASEGELEMLSSIGVEPSRIISSNPVKSLKFLKMAAACGVNRFSFDSAEEVKKLADMIPGCNVYVRLSVPNEGSEWPLSKKFGVELDEALALLLYARDMGLNPSGITFHVGSQCTNIYNWNIALDKAKNLWDLASNKGLKLRLLNLGGGYPIRYTKNVISIEAIEKNVDQLIRERFPEDTEIHIEPGRAVVGDAGVLVTTVIGKAPRGDEDWLYIDVGVFNGLMESVGGIRYSYIAETRTEAGDRKEWTVAGPSCDSFDVIDKNVSLPDPPVGTLILILSSGAYTISYASEFNGFSIPKTILL, from the coding sequence GTGCTGAGGACATTTAAAATAGAGAAGACGCATGCAGGGATTATTCCCGAATCAACCCTGTTCAAAACATTGCGTTATCTTGATAAAGAGAAGATTGAAACGCCTTTTCTCCTGATAGACAGTGATAAAGTAAGGGAAAAGACATCACTGATCGGTCGTCATATCAGGAACGCAAGGGTGTTCTATGCGGTGAAGGCAAACCCTGACATCGAGATACTCAGATTCCTCGATACACTCGGGATGGGGTTCGAGATTGCCTCTGAGGGAGAACTCGAGATGCTCTCGTCGATAGGGGTTGAACCTTCAAGGATAATCTCGAGCAATCCGGTCAAGTCCCTCAAGTTTCTGAAGATGGCTGCCGCATGCGGAGTAAACAGGTTCTCTTTTGACTCTGCGGAAGAGGTCAAAAAGCTTGCCGATATGATTCCCGGCTGTAATGTATATGTGAGGCTTTCAGTGCCGAATGAAGGAAGTGAATGGCCGCTCAGCAAGAAATTCGGCGTGGAACTCGACGAAGCACTCGCGCTTCTTTTATATGCGAGGGATATGGGCCTGAATCCTTCAGGGATCACCTTCCACGTCGGTTCCCAGTGCACAAATATCTACAACTGGAACATCGCCCTCGATAAGGCGAAAAACCTCTGGGATCTGGCGTCAAATAAGGGACTGAAACTGCGCCTGCTGAACCTCGGGGGGGGATATCCCATACGATACACGAAGAACGTAATCAGCATAGAAGCGATAGAAAAGAATGTGGACCAGCTTATCCGCGAAAGGTTTCCCGAAGACACTGAGATCCATATTGAGCCGGGAAGGGCGGTCGTCGGTGATGCCGGGGTGTTGGTGACAACGGTAATCGGAAAGGCGCCGAGAGGAGATGAAGACTGGCTTTATATCGATGTCGGAGTGTTCAACGGACTTATGGAAAGCGTCGGCGGAATCAGGTACAGCTATATCGCTGAAACCCGGACGGAGGCAGGGGACAGGAAGGAATGGACAGTGGCAGGCCCGAGCTGTGACAGCTTTGATGTCATCGACAAAAACGTATCGCTTCCCGATCCGCCTGTGGGAACCCTGATTCTCATCCTGTCAAGCGGTGCGTATACCATATCCTATGCCTCGGAATTCAACGGATTCTCAATACCGAAAACAATTTTACTTTAG